In Triticum urartu cultivar G1812 chromosome 6, Tu2.1, whole genome shotgun sequence, the following proteins share a genomic window:
- the LOC125517654 gene encoding protein TANC1-like codes for MATGRRRAVGGGRPRGGGSAAASGSMGYISASVNLMGAHLGMRRMNSEQSEAIKRVIESSDVVDPDRAMRMMDNVNASDSDSSDNNEEMEDYGPLHEAAGTGRMDTCKYLVEELGFDINADANNDSGMTPLACAVARGKAIAVRYLLDKGANLNKQDSVGFSPLHYATKKGNDGLVRLLLSKGASPDISSCEGTPLHVAVSDGNYGIVQSLLQHDADPNRVFSDLGTPMTAAVLCADVICVAGKISVSAALKCMKLLHKAGAGLNCTTPDTPLVIATSKDLTECVQYLLEVGADANIPSNYNGTTPIEIAADSGRRELVEILFPYTKPIQRVSNWSVDGIITHAKSKHLKDKGKQCDKASKVKQSDKDSKVKRKEDASARKSSSEEKVIQDKKAELKSLGAKAVEEKDYAGASKFYSEAVKVDPKDATLYSNRSLCHLRIGEAHDALVDADACIRLRPDWPKGYCRKGAALTVLKDHKEACDAYMAAVKLDPSNQELHEAFWEAVAAMKAELGAGQSGSSSDSD; via the exons ATGGCGACGGGGAGGCGCCGCGCCGTCGGCGGCGGCCGGCCCCGCGGGGGCGGGTCGGCGGCTGCGTCGGGGAGCATGGGCTACATCTCGGCCAGCGTCAACCTCATGGGCGCCCACCTCGGGATGCGCCGCATGA ACAGCGAGCAGTCGGAGGCGATTAAGCGCGTCATCGAGTCCTCGGACGTCGTCGACCCCGACCGCGCCATGA GGATGATGGACAATGTGAATGCGAGCGACAGTGATTCGTCGGATAACAACGAGGAGATGGAGGACTATGGGCCGCTGCACGAGGCGGCCGGCACGGGGAGGATGGACACTTGCAAGTACCTGGTGGAGGAGCTTGGGTTCGACATCAATGCTGATGCCAACAATGATTCGG GCATGACACCCTTGGCTTGTGCGGTGGCGCGTGGTAAAGCAATTGCTGTGAGGTATTTGCTTGACAAAGGTGCTAATCTGAATAAGCAAGACAGTGTAGGCTTTTCTCCTCTGCACTATGCTACAAAGAAAG GAAACGATGGGCTGGTACGACTGTTGCTATCCAAAGGAGCTAGTCCTGATATATCCTCTTGTGAAGGGACGCCACTACACGTGGCTGTGTCGGATGGGAATTATGGCATCGTCCAGTCTTTATTGCAGCATGATGCAGAT CCAAACAGGGTTTTTTCAGATTTAGGAACACCCATGACTGCTGCAGTTCTTTGTGCTGATGTTATTTGTGTCGCTGGAAAAATTTCTGTGTCTGCTGCTTTGAAGTGCATGAAGCTTCTTCACAAG GCTGGTGCTGGTTTGAACTGTACGACTCCTGATACTCCATTGGTGATAGCAACCAGCAAAGACTTAACTGAATGTGTCCAGTACTTGTTGGAGGTCGGTGCAGATGCCAATATTCCAAGCAACTAT AACGGTACGACACCAATAGAAATCGCTGCAGACTCTGGAAGAAGAGAGCTCGTGGAGATTCTATTTCCATACACTAAACCCATTCAACGTGTGTCAAACTGGAGTGTTGATGGAATCATTACCCACGCAAAATCAAAGCACTTGAAGGACAAG GGTAAGCAATGTGATAAGGCCAGCAAGGTTAAGCAAAGTGATAAGGACAGCAAGGTTAAGCGGAAAGAGGATGCCAGTGCACGGAAGTCCTCTTCCGAG GAGAAGGTAATTCAAGATAAGAAGGCTGAGCTGAAATCACTTGGTGCAAAAGCAGTAGAGGAAAAGGACTATGCCGGTGCATCAAAATTCTACAGCGAG GCAGTCAAAGTGGATCCTAAAGATGCAACGCTCTATTCAAACAGGAGCCTATGCCATCTAAGGATTGGTGAAGCACATGATGCTCTGGTGGATGCTGATGCTTGCATCAGGCTGCGGCCTGATTGGCCAAAGGGTTACTGCCGGAAAGGAGCTGCCTTAACAGTGCTCAAG GATCACAAGGAAGCATGCGATGCGTACATGGCTGCGGTGAAACTGGATCCATcaaatcaggagttgcatgaagCATTTTG GGAGGCGGTTGCGGCAATGAAGGCGGAACTTGGCGCTGGACAAAGCGGCAGCTCATCGGACTCTGATTAG
- the LOC125517653 gene encoding ankyrin repeat and protein kinase domain-containing protein 1-like isoform X1 — translation MGAAQSYPDEPVPDLASMLDACPGPTERALLAAVLDGDVPRLKDLVRAMDVEDRANLADMDILEGVGLLGLASYTRKMKVCEYLVEELGLDVNAGGSRGGPPPLGCAALCGEFVAARYLLNHGADPNKIDGTGFAPLHCAAKNGHECVLRLLLSRGASVDIDGAHGTPLHTASYYGNAGALKILLDHHADPNRVSEISCAPLLMALSSTKHGVSESDSLNCVKLLVKAGADMNSANPCTPLVVAATYGLADCIKYLLEAGANPNIPDEQCGTTPIEIVADSGRRELVEILFPYTKPIQCVPIWSIDGIITHVKSKHLKDKDKVGQDKKAELKSLGAKAVEEKDYAGASKFYSEAIKVDPEDATLYSNRSFCHLRIGEARNALVDANACIRLQPDWPKGYWRKGAALTALKDHKEACDTYMAAMKLDPTSQEIHEAFWDAVAAMRAELDAGESGSSSESD, via the exons ATGGGGGCGGCGCAGTCGTACCCGGACGAGCCCGTCCCCGACCTGGCCTCCATGCTCGACG CCTGCCCCGGCCCGACGGAGAGGGCGCTGCTCGCGGCGGTCCTGGATGGCGACGTTCCCCGCCTCAAGG ATTTGGTTCGTGCAATGGATGTTGAGGATAGAGCAAACCTTGCTGACATGGATATACTAGAGGGCGTTGGACTGCTAGGATTGGCCTCATACACGCGTAAAATGAAGGTCTGCGAATACTTGGTAGAGGAGCTTGGTCTTGACGTCAATGCCGGTGGCTCCCGTGGTG GTCCACCACCTTTGGGTTGTGCAGCGTTGTGTGGAGAATTTGTTGCTGCCAGATATCTTCTCAACCATGGAGCCGATCCAAATAAGATAGATGGGACAGGCTTTGCTCCTCTTCATTGTGCTGCCAAAAATG GGCATGAATGTGTACTGCGTCTATTATTATCCAGAGGAGCCAGTGTGGATATAGATGGCGCTCATGGGACGCCCCTGCACACTGCTTCTTACTATGGGAATGCTGGTGCTTTGAAGATTTTGTTGGACCACCATGCAGAT CCAAACAGGGTGTCAGAAATTTCATGTGCCCCTCTACTTATGGCTCTTAGTTCTACCAAGCATGGAGTGAGTGAATCTGACTCACTGAACTGTGTCAAGCTACTTGTCAAG GCTGGTGCTGACATGAATTCTGCTAATCCGTGCACTCCCTTGGTGGTGGCAGCTACGTATGGCTTGGCTGATTGTATTAAGTACTTGCTAGAGGCTGGTGCAAATCCTAACATTCCAGATGAGCAG TGCGGTACGACACCAATAGAAATCGTTGCAGACTCTGGAAGAAGAGAGCTCGTGGAGATTCTATTTCCGTACACCAAACCCATTCAATGTGTGCCAATCTGGAGTATTGATGGAATCATTACCCACGTAAAATCAAAGCACTTGAAGGACAAG GACAAGGTAGGTCAAGATAAGAAGGCTGAGCTGAAATCACTTGGTGCAAAAGCAGTAGAGGAGAAGGACTACGCCGGTGCATCAAAATTCTACAGTGAG GCAATCAAAGTGGATCCTGAAGATGCAACGCTCTATTCAAACAGGAGCTTTTGCCATCTAAGGATTGGTGAAGCACGTAATGCTctggtggatgccaatgcttgCATAAGGCTGCAGCCTGATTGGCCAAAAGGTTACTGGCGGAAAGGAGCTGCCTTAACGGCACTCAAG GATCACAAGGAAGCATGTGATACGTATATGGCTGCGATGAAGCTGGATCCTACAAGTCAGGAGATTCATGAAGCATTTTG GGATGCTGTTGCGGCAATGAGGGCGGAACTTGACGCTGGAGAAAGCGGCAGCTCATCTGAATCTGATTAG
- the LOC125517653 gene encoding ankyrin repeat and protein kinase domain-containing protein 1-like isoform X2, whose translation MGAAQSYPDEPVPDLASMLDDLVRAMDVEDRANLADMDILEGVGLLGLASYTRKMKVCEYLVEELGLDVNAGGSRGGPPPLGCAALCGEFVAARYLLNHGADPNKIDGTGFAPLHCAAKNGHECVLRLLLSRGASVDIDGAHGTPLHTASYYGNAGALKILLDHHADPNRVSEISCAPLLMALSSTKHGVSESDSLNCVKLLVKAGADMNSANPCTPLVVAATYGLADCIKYLLEAGANPNIPDEQCGTTPIEIVADSGRRELVEILFPYTKPIQCVPIWSIDGIITHVKSKHLKDKDKVGQDKKAELKSLGAKAVEEKDYAGASKFYSEAIKVDPEDATLYSNRSFCHLRIGEARNALVDANACIRLQPDWPKGYWRKGAALTALKDHKEACDTYMAAMKLDPTSQEIHEAFWDAVAAMRAELDAGESGSSSESD comes from the exons ATGGGGGCGGCGCAGTCGTACCCGGACGAGCCCGTCCCCGACCTGGCCTCCATGCTCGACG ATTTGGTTCGTGCAATGGATGTTGAGGATAGAGCAAACCTTGCTGACATGGATATACTAGAGGGCGTTGGACTGCTAGGATTGGCCTCATACACGCGTAAAATGAAGGTCTGCGAATACTTGGTAGAGGAGCTTGGTCTTGACGTCAATGCCGGTGGCTCCCGTGGTG GTCCACCACCTTTGGGTTGTGCAGCGTTGTGTGGAGAATTTGTTGCTGCCAGATATCTTCTCAACCATGGAGCCGATCCAAATAAGATAGATGGGACAGGCTTTGCTCCTCTTCATTGTGCTGCCAAAAATG GGCATGAATGTGTACTGCGTCTATTATTATCCAGAGGAGCCAGTGTGGATATAGATGGCGCTCATGGGACGCCCCTGCACACTGCTTCTTACTATGGGAATGCTGGTGCTTTGAAGATTTTGTTGGACCACCATGCAGAT CCAAACAGGGTGTCAGAAATTTCATGTGCCCCTCTACTTATGGCTCTTAGTTCTACCAAGCATGGAGTGAGTGAATCTGACTCACTGAACTGTGTCAAGCTACTTGTCAAG GCTGGTGCTGACATGAATTCTGCTAATCCGTGCACTCCCTTGGTGGTGGCAGCTACGTATGGCTTGGCTGATTGTATTAAGTACTTGCTAGAGGCTGGTGCAAATCCTAACATTCCAGATGAGCAG TGCGGTACGACACCAATAGAAATCGTTGCAGACTCTGGAAGAAGAGAGCTCGTGGAGATTCTATTTCCGTACACCAAACCCATTCAATGTGTGCCAATCTGGAGTATTGATGGAATCATTACCCACGTAAAATCAAAGCACTTGAAGGACAAG GACAAGGTAGGTCAAGATAAGAAGGCTGAGCTGAAATCACTTGGTGCAAAAGCAGTAGAGGAGAAGGACTACGCCGGTGCATCAAAATTCTACAGTGAG GCAATCAAAGTGGATCCTGAAGATGCAACGCTCTATTCAAACAGGAGCTTTTGCCATCTAAGGATTGGTGAAGCACGTAATGCTctggtggatgccaatgcttgCATAAGGCTGCAGCCTGATTGGCCAAAAGGTTACTGGCGGAAAGGAGCTGCCTTAACGGCACTCAAG GATCACAAGGAAGCATGTGATACGTATATGGCTGCGATGAAGCTGGATCCTACAAGTCAGGAGATTCATGAAGCATTTTG GGATGCTGTTGCGGCAATGAGGGCGGAACTTGACGCTGGAGAAAGCGGCAGCTCATCTGAATCTGATTAG
- the LOC125517653 gene encoding ankyrin repeat and protein kinase domain-containing protein 1-like isoform X3, whose protein sequence is MPVAPVVKLHVETSGAVLSNCPPPLGCAALCGEFVAARYLLNHGADPNKIDGTGFAPLHCAAKNGHECVLRLLLSRGASVDIDGAHGTPLHTASYYGNAGALKILLDHHADPNRVSEISCAPLLMALSSTKHGVSESDSLNCVKLLVKAGADMNSANPCTPLVVAATYGLADCIKYLLEAGANPNIPDEQCGTTPIEIVADSGRRELVEILFPYTKPIQCVPIWSIDGIITHVKSKHLKDKDKVGQDKKAELKSLGAKAVEEKDYAGASKFYSEAIKVDPEDATLYSNRSFCHLRIGEARNALVDANACIRLQPDWPKGYWRKGAALTALKDHKEACDTYMAAMKLDPTSQEIHEAFWDAVAAMRAELDAGESGSSSESD, encoded by the exons ATGCCGGTGGCTCCCGTGGTG AAATTGCATGTGGAAACAAGTGGTGCTGTGCTGTCAAATT GTCCACCACCTTTGGGTTGTGCAGCGTTGTGTGGAGAATTTGTTGCTGCCAGATATCTTCTCAACCATGGAGCCGATCCAAATAAGATAGATGGGACAGGCTTTGCTCCTCTTCATTGTGCTGCCAAAAATG GGCATGAATGTGTACTGCGTCTATTATTATCCAGAGGAGCCAGTGTGGATATAGATGGCGCTCATGGGACGCCCCTGCACACTGCTTCTTACTATGGGAATGCTGGTGCTTTGAAGATTTTGTTGGACCACCATGCAGAT CCAAACAGGGTGTCAGAAATTTCATGTGCCCCTCTACTTATGGCTCTTAGTTCTACCAAGCATGGAGTGAGTGAATCTGACTCACTGAACTGTGTCAAGCTACTTGTCAAG GCTGGTGCTGACATGAATTCTGCTAATCCGTGCACTCCCTTGGTGGTGGCAGCTACGTATGGCTTGGCTGATTGTATTAAGTACTTGCTAGAGGCTGGTGCAAATCCTAACATTCCAGATGAGCAG TGCGGTACGACACCAATAGAAATCGTTGCAGACTCTGGAAGAAGAGAGCTCGTGGAGATTCTATTTCCGTACACCAAACCCATTCAATGTGTGCCAATCTGGAGTATTGATGGAATCATTACCCACGTAAAATCAAAGCACTTGAAGGACAAG GACAAGGTAGGTCAAGATAAGAAGGCTGAGCTGAAATCACTTGGTGCAAAAGCAGTAGAGGAGAAGGACTACGCCGGTGCATCAAAATTCTACAGTGAG GCAATCAAAGTGGATCCTGAAGATGCAACGCTCTATTCAAACAGGAGCTTTTGCCATCTAAGGATTGGTGAAGCACGTAATGCTctggtggatgccaatgcttgCATAAGGCTGCAGCCTGATTGGCCAAAAGGTTACTGGCGGAAAGGAGCTGCCTTAACGGCACTCAAG GATCACAAGGAAGCATGTGATACGTATATGGCTGCGATGAAGCTGGATCCTACAAGTCAGGAGATTCATGAAGCATTTTG GGATGCTGTTGCGGCAATGAGGGCGGAACTTGACGCTGGAGAAAGCGGCAGCTCATCTGAATCTGATTAG